From the Purpureocillium takamizusanense chromosome 6, complete sequence genome, one window contains:
- a CDS encoding uncharacterized protein (COG:E~EggNog:ENOG503P05H), with the protein MSSFTALNGASPKAADASTTTKPSDGADKSSTPDERPQSSATHRSRASPEVVNRKDGWRDQDRPGNQPTGYAQADGAHKRKRSDSAELRREQQVQERTPDTATAPTTGDSRHSYDLLKREYRHYDDERRDKDSSWQDDKGSYEGQANSSTPTQGQTEEQIGEALRRATSQMDHSDYSQTSPDAEDRSMVSYSPYGAEHGRDSMLQHDPKKRKRNFSNRTKTGCLTCRKRKKKCDEQKPECSNCIRGGFLCAGYPPQRGPGWQKADNKSTAIPLESKDPSYVPPGAYGMPQHGAYGAQPVKREPLPHYRGQALRIDPPQGRPLVISDDDRPTASTLASASVTSPENKLSAIPYTPGNAFPTPVSANTQPPSFGDRMAKDYQRVPPLHDLSRSEPETPHPGNSLPQINILHPTRTSSPTPPHPPPPASNAQVAAQLALSHAQYPQRRTQKEEMLSGRHYYPFDKELCLERERCAVACWRFNNLTTPPTHGVSPDERARLFLEILQPRDPVRVSPTEASPVTNVGRVGRHVAVETPFTCDYGYNITIGHHVVIGRNCTINDVCEVKIGDNCVIGPNVSIFTASLPTDPKKRQGGQGPQFGRGITIAQDCWIGGGAIILPGRTIGKGSTVGAGSIVTKDVPPFTVVAGNPARVLRGIGNAP; encoded by the exons ATGTCCAGCTTCACAGCCCTCAAcggcgcctcgcccaaggcggccgaTGCTTCCACGACCACCAAGCCCAGTGACGGGGCAGATAAGAGCAGCACGCCTGACGAACGACCTCAGAGCTCCGCCACGCACCGATCTCGGGCTTCTCCTGAAGTCGTCAACCGCAAGGACGGATGGAGGGACCAGGATAGACCTGGTAACCAGCCCACGGGCTATGCTCAGGCGGATGGAGCGCACAAGCGCAAGCGTTCAGACTCGGCCGAGCTTCGGCGTGAGCAGCAGGTACAGGAAAGGACGCCGGATACGGCGACAGCACCAACTACTGGCGATTCTCGGCATTCATACGACTTGCTGAAACGAGAGTACCGGCactacgacgacgaacggCGCGATAAGGACTCGTCTTGGCAGGATGACAAAGGTTCTTACGAAGGGCAGGCGAACTCATCTACGCCAACTCAAGGCCAGACAGAAGAGCAGATTGGCGAGGCATTGCGGAGAGCGACAAGTCAGATGGACCACAGCGACTACAGCCAGACCAGCCCCGATGCCGAGGACCGGTCCATGGTCTCGTACAGCCCGTACGGGGCAGAGCACGGGCGGGACTCTATGCTCCAGCACGATcccaagaagcgcaagcgaAACTTTAGCAACCGGACAAAAACTGGGTGCCTGACTTGCCGcaagcgcaagaagaagTGTGACGAGCAGAAACCAGAAT GCAGTAACTGCATCCGAGGCGGCTTCCTCTGCGCGGGCTACCCGCCGCAGAGAGGCCCCGGCTGGCAAAAGGCGGACAACAAGTCGACGGCGATACCGCTCGAATCCAAGGACCCCAGCTACGTGCCACCGGGTGCCTATGGCATGCCGCAGCATGGTGCATACGGGGCCCAGCCGGTCAAGAGGGAACCCTTGCCGCACTACCGCGGCCAGGCACTGCGGATAGACCCGCCACAAGGCCGGCCTCTGGTCATctcggacgacgaccggCCCACTGCATCAACgctggccagcgcctccgtCACCAGTCCCGAAAACAAACTCTCTGCCATCCCCTACACGCCGGGCAACGCCTTCCCTACACCCGTCAGCGCAAACACGCAACCGCCGTCGTTTGGAGACAGAATGGCCAAGGACTATCAGCGAGTGCCTCCGTTGCACGACCTGAGCCGGAGTGAGCCAGAGACGCCGCACCCGGGCAACTCGCTGCCGCAGATCAACATCCTGCATCCGACACGGACGAgcagcccgacgccgccgcacccgccgcctccagcatCGAACGCGCAAGTGGCCGCCCAGCTGGCGCTCTCGCACGCCCAGTACCCGCAGAGACGGACGCAGAAGGAGGAGATGCTCTCTGGGCGTCACTACTACCCGTTCGACAAGGAGTTGTGTCTGGAGCGTGAGCGTTGCGCCGTTGCGTGCTGGCGCTTCAACAACCTGACGACGCCTCCGACGCATGGCGTCTCGCCCGACGAACGAgcccgcctcttcctcgagaTCCTGCAACCTCGTGATCCCGTGCGGGTTTCTCCCACCGAGGCCTCGCCCGTCACCAACGTGGGCCGCGTGGGCAGACATGTTGCTGTTGAGACGCCCTTTACGTGCGACTACGGCTACAACATCACCATCGGCCACCACGTCGTTATCGGGCGCAACTGCACTATCAACGACGTCTGCGAGGTTAAGATTGGCGACAACTGCGTCATTGGGCCCAACGTGAGCATCTTCACAGCTTCTCTCCCCACGGACCCCAAAAAGAGGCAgggcggccaaggacctcAGTTTGGCCGGGGCATCACGATTGCGCAGGACTGCTGGATAGGAGGGGGTGCCATCATCTTGCCGGGCCGCACCATCGGAAAGGGCagcaccgtcggcgccggtTCCATCGTTACCAAG GACGTCCCTCCCTTCACCGTCGTAGCTGGTAATCCAGCACGCGTCCTGCGTGGCATCGGCAATGCGCCATAG
- a CDS encoding uncharacterized protein (COG:E~EggNog:ENOG503P05H) — MSSFTALNGASPKAADASTTTKPSDGADKSSTPDERPQSSATHRSRASPEVVNRKDGWRDQDRPGNQPTGYAQADGAHKRKRSDSAELRREQQVQERTPDTATAPTTGDSRHSYDLLKREYRHYDDERRDKDSSWQDDKGSYEGQANSSTPTQGQTEEQIGEALRRATSQMDHSDYSQTSPDAEDRSMVSYSPYGAEHGRDSMLQHDPKKRKRNFSNRTKTGCLTCRKRKKKCDEQKPECSNCIRGGFLCAGYPPQRGPGWQKADNKSTAIPLESKDPSYVPPGAYGMPQHGAYGAQPVKREPLPHYRGQALRIDPPQGRPLVISDDDRPTASTLASASVTSPENKLSAIPYTPGNAFPTPVSANTQPPSFGDRMAKDYQRVPPLHDLSRSEPETPHPGNSLPQINILHPTRTSSPTPPHPPPPASNAQVAAQLALSHAQYPQRRTQKEEMLSGRHYYPFDKELCLERERCAVACWRFNNLTTPPTHGVSPDERARLFLEILQPRDPVRVSPTEASPVTNVGRVGRHVAVETPFTCDYGYNITIGHHVVIGRNCTINDVCEVKIGDNCVIGPNVSIFTASLPTDPKKRQGGQGPQFGRGITIAQDCWIGGGAIILPGRTIGKGSTVGAGSIVTKVCCHALPPRSAMLWCDQCSLRPLAGRPSLHRRSW; from the exons ATGTCCAGCTTCACAGCCCTCAAcggcgcctcgcccaaggcggccgaTGCTTCCACGACCACCAAGCCCAGTGACGGGGCAGATAAGAGCAGCACGCCTGACGAACGACCTCAGAGCTCCGCCACGCACCGATCTCGGGCTTCTCCTGAAGTCGTCAACCGCAAGGACGGATGGAGGGACCAGGATAGACCTGGTAACCAGCCCACGGGCTATGCTCAGGCGGATGGAGCGCACAAGCGCAAGCGTTCAGACTCGGCCGAGCTTCGGCGTGAGCAGCAGGTACAGGAAAGGACGCCGGATACGGCGACAGCACCAACTACTGGCGATTCTCGGCATTCATACGACTTGCTGAAACGAGAGTACCGGCactacgacgacgaacggCGCGATAAGGACTCGTCTTGGCAGGATGACAAAGGTTCTTACGAAGGGCAGGCGAACTCATCTACGCCAACTCAAGGCCAGACAGAAGAGCAGATTGGCGAGGCATTGCGGAGAGCGACAAGTCAGATGGACCACAGCGACTACAGCCAGACCAGCCCCGATGCCGAGGACCGGTCCATGGTCTCGTACAGCCCGTACGGGGCAGAGCACGGGCGGGACTCTATGCTCCAGCACGATcccaagaagcgcaagcgaAACTTTAGCAACCGGACAAAAACTGGGTGCCTGACTTGCCGcaagcgcaagaagaagTGTGACGAGCAGAAACCAGAAT GCAGTAACTGCATCCGAGGCGGCTTCCTCTGCGCGGGCTACCCGCCGCAGAGAGGCCCCGGCTGGCAAAAGGCGGACAACAAGTCGACGGCGATACCGCTCGAATCCAAGGACCCCAGCTACGTGCCACCGGGTGCCTATGGCATGCCGCAGCATGGTGCATACGGGGCCCAGCCGGTCAAGAGGGAACCCTTGCCGCACTACCGCGGCCAGGCACTGCGGATAGACCCGCCACAAGGCCGGCCTCTGGTCATctcggacgacgaccggCCCACTGCATCAACgctggccagcgcctccgtCACCAGTCCCGAAAACAAACTCTCTGCCATCCCCTACACGCCGGGCAACGCCTTCCCTACACCCGTCAGCGCAAACACGCAACCGCCGTCGTTTGGAGACAGAATGGCCAAGGACTATCAGCGAGTGCCTCCGTTGCACGACCTGAGCCGGAGTGAGCCAGAGACGCCGCACCCGGGCAACTCGCTGCCGCAGATCAACATCCTGCATCCGACACGGACGAgcagcccgacgccgccgcacccgccgcctccagcatCGAACGCGCAAGTGGCCGCCCAGCTGGCGCTCTCGCACGCCCAGTACCCGCAGAGACGGACGCAGAAGGAGGAGATGCTCTCTGGGCGTCACTACTACCCGTTCGACAAGGAGTTGTGTCTGGAGCGTGAGCGTTGCGCCGTTGCGTGCTGGCGCTTCAACAACCTGACGACGCCTCCGACGCATGGCGTCTCGCCCGACGAACGAgcccgcctcttcctcgagaTCCTGCAACCTCGTGATCCCGTGCGGGTTTCTCCCACCGAGGCCTCGCCCGTCACCAACGTGGGCCGCGTGGGCAGACATGTTGCTGTTGAGACGCCCTTTACGTGCGACTACGGCTACAACATCACCATCGGCCACCACGTCGTTATCGGGCGCAACTGCACTATCAACGACGTCTGCGAGGTTAAGATTGGCGACAACTGCGTCATTGGGCCCAACGTGAGCATCTTCACAGCTTCTCTCCCCACGGACCCCAAAAAGAGGCAgggcggccaaggacctcAGTTTGGCCGGGGCATCACGATTGCGCAGGACTGCTGGATAGGAGGGGGTGCCATCATCTTGCCGGGCCGCACCATCGGAAAGGGCagcaccgtcggcgccggtTCCATCGTTACCAAGGTTTGTTGTCATGCCCTGCCCCCACGCAGCGCAATGTTATGGTGTGACCAATGTAGCTTACGGCCTCTCGCAGGACGTCCCTCCCTTCACCGTCGTAGCTGGTAA
- a CDS encoding uncharacterized protein (TransMembrane:1 (o303-322i)~COG:B~EggNog:ENOG503NYVM), with amino-acid sequence MPNPGLAPFTTVFRAGGDAPRHRVRRNRLAVSCTACQRRKSKCDRRHPCGACEKRGDAEACHFGGTAAMAAAGSQAVTGGGRGVGAGRRREVAGAARAARRGLTGRTEVQLRLSRLEEMVKDLADVKAARGQQQQQQAGGESLSNGDGAARSSGPPVPRHHRIVLMDEADDDDDVVGHGDYHGATSWTALVDSIHDIKTLLCQNDSDDDEDDDAGSAATATADDVTVSRRLPAIGPECHDVLFPGVRPVSVADVIGALPARADADRLLGLFFNAKFISKPFLHAHQFRRRYEAFRAEPASAPILWVSIMFSVLSAGVTVARARDSSLFARLKQQQQQQQQQQQQQDKEKQASSISDHDDVNPEVAYRFKAAQCLVAGKYLRARALSVEALVMYAHCCNIQQHDSDSTLWSLYEVAVRLAQKRGYHRDAARIGLRLTPFEAEMRRRTWFMVQSADLLFSFQHGVPSSVDDGLCDVAHPTNLADEDFDEHSDPLPPPRAPVDPLPILAYVVKSRLCRLLRRVVRLTLRPDPGPPPYTRVRELHAELAAWHDSIPACLRVRPVRDTAFTDQNYTIMHRLMLELMYLKSLCMLHRPFLTVVGGGGGGGGDVDDHENHGGNNEDDNDNADDGPAYSRRVCREAAVRLLELHLDVDAAMRPGGRMHEDRYMVTSLTYHHFLLAAMVLCLDLSESTDYSFEDRTSRTRLLHAIHAVWSARAATSRDAAHASRILRAILSRVETPPPPPPGDASTSCASVSPSGALTAVDASSSYASSSTSTMAISAAASSTTTTHTSPDITASGVNAVAPAIMSEDTSPAVLGGDEVAAAQHAALPPSPHQQQLPPPAPPQYDYGIMDVDVDYPVNFDEMPQLDTFFSNPGGVDWHSIDQFLRLNRPMSDTDNVDDDTTGLAFAGP; translated from the exons ATGCCCAATCCGGGTCTCGCGCCCTTCACGACCGTGttccgcgccggcggcgacgccccgCGGCACCGCGTGCGGCGCAACCGCCTGGCCGTCTCGTGCACGGCCTGCCAGCGGCGCAAGTCCAAGTGCGACCGGCGGCATCCCTGTGGCGCCTGCGAAAagcgcggcgatgccgaggcATGCCACTTTGGGGGCACTGCTgcgatggcggcagcagggtCTCAGGCTGTGACGGGCGGTGGACGGGGAGTGGGagcgggacgacgacgggaggTGGCGGGtgcggccagggcggcgcggagagGCCTTACGGGGAGGACCGAGGTGCAGCTGCGACTGAGCCGTCTCGAGGAGATGGTCAAGGATCTggccgacgtcaaggccgcgcgcgggcagcagcagcagcagcaggctggAGGGGAGTCGCTCAGTAatggtgacggcgcggcgaggagctccgGGCCACCTGTCCCGAGGCATCACCGCATCGTCTtgatggacgaggccgacgatgatgacgacgtcgttGGGCACGGCGACTACCACGGCGCGACGTCGTGGACAGCGCTCGTCGACAGCATCCACGACATAAAGACACTCCTCTGCCAgaacgacagcgacgacgacgaagacgacgatgccgggtcagcagcaacagcaacagcagacGACGTCACCGTCTCGCGGCGCCTCCCCGCCATCGGGCCCGAGTGTCACGACGTCCTCTTCCCCGGCGTGCGGCCCGTCAGCGTGGCCGACGTGATCGGagcgctgccggcgcgggccgacgccgaccgccTGCTGGGGCTCTTCTTCAACGCAAAGTTCATCTCCAAGCCGTTCCTGCACGCGCACCAGTTCCGGCGGCGGTACGAGGCGTTTCGGGCGgagccggcgtcggcgccgattCTCTGGGTCAGCATCATGTTTTCGGTGCTGtcggcgggcgtgacggTGGCCAGGGCGCGGGACTCGAGCCTGTTTGCGCGGctgaagcagcagcagcagcagcagcagcagcagcagcagcagcaggacaaggagaagcaggcgTCGTCCATCTCCGACCACGACGATGTCAACCCCGAGGTGGCATACCGCTTCAAGGCCGCGCAgtgcctcgtcgcgggcaAGTAcctgcgggcgcgcgccctgTCGGTCGAGGCGCTCGTCATGTACGCGCACTGCTGCAACATCCAGCAGCACGACTCAGACTCGACGCTCTGGAGCCTGTACGAGGTGGCGGTGCGTCTCGCGCAGAAGCGTGGCTACCATCGTgacgcggcgcgcatcgGGCTGCGCCTGACGCCCTTTGAGGCcgagatgcgccgccgcacctgGTTTATGGTGCAGTCGGCGGACCTGCTCTTCTCCTTCCAGCACGGCGTGCCCtcgtccgtcgacgacggcctctGCGACGTCGCCCACCCGACcaacctcgccgacgaggactttGACGAGCACTCGGAccccctgccgccgccgcgcgcccccgTCGACCCCCTGCCCATCCTCGCATACGTCGTCAAGTCGCGCCTGTGCcgcctcctgcgccgcgtcgtccgCCTCACCCTCCGTCCGGAcccggggccgccgccgtacacTCGCGTCCGGGAGCTGcacgccgagctggccgcctGGCACGACTCGATccccgcctgcctgcgcgTCCGGCCCGTCCGCGACACGGCCTTTACCGACCAGAACTACACCATCATGCACCGCCTCATGCTGGAGCTCATGTACCTCAAGTCGCTGTGCATGCTGCACCGCCCGTTTCTGACTGtagttggtggtggtggtggtggtggtggcgacgtgGACGATCACGAGAATCATGGCGGCAACAACgaagacgacaacgacaacgccgacgacgggccggccTACTCGCGGCGCGTGTgtcgcgaggcggccgtccgcctgctcgagctgcacctcgacgtcgacgccgccatgcggcccggcggcaggATGCACGAGGACCGCTACATGGTCACGAGCCTGACGTACCACCACTTtctgctggcggccatggtgctgTGCCTCGACCTCAGCGAGTCGACCGACTACAG CTTCGAAGACAGAACCAGTCGCacgcgcctcctccacgccatccacgccgtctggtccgcccgcgcggccacctctcgcgacgccgcccacgcctcgCGCATCCTGCGTGCCATCCTCAGCCGTgtcgagacgccgccgccgccaccgcccggcgATGCCTCGACCTCTTGCGCGTCAGTTAGCCCCTCCGGTGCGctcaccgccgtcgacgcgtcgtcctcgtacgcgtcgtcctccaccTCTACCATGGCCATATctgcggcggcctcctccacAACCACCACTCACACCAGCCCCGACATCACGGCGAGCGGtgtcaacgccgtcgccccggcGATAATGTCCGAGGACACGTCAcctgccgtcctcggcggggacgaggtcgcggcggcccagcatgcggccctccctccgtctccccaccaacagcagctgcctccgcctgcgccgcctcagTATGACTACGGCATCatggacgtcgacgtcgactATCCCGTCAACTTTGACGAGATGCCCCAGCTGGACACCTTCTTTTCGAaccccggcggcgtcgactgg CACTCCATCGACCAGTTCCTCCGCCTCAACCGCCCTATGTCGGACACGgacaacgtcgacgacgacaccaccgGCCTCGCGTTCGCAGGCCCCTGA
- a CDS encoding uncharacterized protein (COG:S~EggNog:ENOG503P4GM), giving the protein MITAHFPRHGFLRLPPTVPKLHQTSPAQQVRHFIGWRPCLAPRAAQELDIGGRQYWRDLGDSNAQAPTASRPPPKLSNRHPDDEAQFAELPRDNKFAYTTDSGGATVDGSADHKGLRTKSQGPSQSLGRKKGPADRKPSISDSRVPVAARDFARLDLSGHGRLTAERWSQFKEQQLIYKQWGYVRHQYPKSEVVQARRDFRTWKVKLQKVLEPIEPSSWPWREEGAVLFELESAAAMRKVWESLDVEQRQRKWPLMMLSTMHRRPEKSRLVLEATLDSLPPGYAIHDVLLFVTRRMNLDGVKSSRERTIEAEEVLHLVSKVMEETPAGHVPFSQRTFGLLAQKLPVEQVEELYSIVERTGHRMHTNTLLQFARKLATDMAYKETAFTILKNLADDGLDLNDVRMASVVTILLHCKNNSDSVSQQKHPFSPKDALQQLVERGFAPNVVTTTALLDTLCQQGEVEEAIRLALLFAECGVQLDTKAWSTVFRGAKSSLKVVNLVKALDVARAADAPFVDVLNNALHSVFYFAEMESREKRHRAPRALPIFMPMLQVYAKKFNLEPLQWWLPDSLPLMLSQTCSGKEITSLEGQHRRTWDFQYSVLPVVDKLFSAGDETKVQANSTTVAIMLRAYIKSLQQPYDLMSFYSFFKSRLEEQAKKEDSANRLIKSQGSLIHDTLIMAMTEHRGLSRQALQVFGDMLKDNLKADPAEGDKAHVQDGSRVTTTPIHPTPSVLTFTILLRGLMNGRDRLLAQQVIKVMQEHGAEPNLVTWNTLAKGYASMQDIARTVATLQDMEAAGFKPDAFTFKAFGKLRDQVKALKMMEHIIDTKRKKMASEDMYQ; this is encoded by the coding sequence ATGATAACGGCTCATTTCCCTCGCCATGGCTTTCTGAGGCTGCCGCCTACCGTTCCAAAACTACACCAGACGTCTCCCGCGCAACAAGTGCGACACTTTATAGGATGGAGGCCCTGCCtcgcgcctcgcgcggcacAAGAGCTGGATATTGGGGGTCGGCAATATTGGAGAGATTTAGGCGACAGCAATGCGCAGGCGCCTACAGCaagtcgcccgcctcctAAGTTATCGAATCGACATCCCGATGACGAAGCTCAGTTCGCCGAACTGCCCCGAGACAACAAATTCGCGTACACCACCGACTCAGGGGGTGCTACCGTTGACGGTAGCGCAGACCACAAAGGGCTCAGAACAAAAAGCCAAGGCCCGAGCCAGTCTCTTGGCCGCAAAAAAGGGCCAGCGGATCGAAAGCCCAGTATCAGTGATAGTCGAGTACCTGTTGCGGCTAGGGATTTTGCAAGGCTCGATTTGTCGGGCCACGGCCGTTTAACGGCAGAGAGATGGAGCCAATTCAAAGAACAGCAACTCATATACAAACAATGGGGATACGTCCGTCACCAATATCCAAAATCCGAGGTGGTTCAAGCCAGGAGGGACTTTAGAACCTGGAAGGTGAAGTTGCAGAAGGTCCTGGAGCCGATCGAGCCTTCttcgtggccgtggcgtgaAGAAGGAGCCGTACTGTTCGAGCTAGAGTCAGCGGCAGCCATGCGCAAAGTCTGGGAGTCTCTCGACGTGGAACAGCGACAACGCAAGTGGCCGTTGATGATGCTTTCAACAATGCACCGCCGTCCAGAAAAGTCCaggctcgtcctcgaagcTACATTGGACTCATTGCCTCCTGGATATGCGATACATGATGTCCTGCTCTTCGTCACGCGGCGGATGAACCTCGATGGCGTTAAATCATCGAGAGAACGGACAATCGAGGCAGAGGAAGTGCTTCACCTCGTGAGCAAGGTCATGGAGGAGACTCCGGCGGGGCATGTCCCATTCAGCCAGAGGACCTTTGGGCTGCTCGCCCAGAAACTCCCAGTTGAGCAAGTGGAGGAGCTCTACAGCATCGTGGAGAGGACCGGGCACAGGATGCACACCAACACCCTTCTTCAGTTTGCCCGAAAGCTGGCCACCGATATGGCTTACAAGGAGACTGCATTTACCATCCTCAAGAACCTTGCGGACGACGGGCTCGATCTGAATGACGtgaggatggcgagcgtCGTCACGATCCTCCTGCACTGCAAGAACAACAGCGACAGCGTCTCGCAACAGAAGCATCCCTTCTCTCCCAAGGATGCTTTGCAGCAGCTGGTGGAACGAGGGTTTGCGCCGAACGTTGTGACAACCACGGCCCTGCTCGACACGCTCTGTCAGCAAGGCGAAGTCGAGGAAGCCATTCGGCTGGCCCTCTTATTCGCCGAGTGTGGCGTGCAGCTGGACACCAAGGCGTGGTCGACGGTGTTTCGCGGGGCAAAGAGCAGTCTCAAGGTGGTCAATCTTGTCAAGGCACTCGACGTTGCGAGAGCAGCTGACGCGCCATTCGTGGATGTTTTGAACAACGCACTCCACAGCGTCTTTTACTTTGCAGAGATGGAGTCCCGCGAGAAGAGACACCGCGCACCTAGGGCTCTCCCCATCTTTATGCCCATGCTGCAGGTGTATGCCAAGAAGTTTAATCTCGAGCCACTGCAGTGGTGGCTTCCTGACTCGCTACCCTTGATGCTCTCGCAGACGTGCTCAGGCAAAGAAATCAcgtcgctcgagggccagcaCCGTCGGACATGGGACTTTCAATACTCGGTACTGCCCGTCGTTGACAAGCTCTTCTCAGCCGGTGACGAAACGAAAGTGCAGGCCAACTCGACAACGGTCGCCATAATGTTGAGGGCGTACATCAAGAGTCTGCAGCAACCTTACGACCTCATGTCCTTCTACAGCTTTTTCAAGTCGAGACTGGAAGAGCaggcgaagaaggaggaCTCCGCCAACCGGCTCATCAAGAGTCAAGGTAGTCTGATACACGACACGCTAATAATGGCCATGACGGAACATCGAGGCTTGTCGCGTCAGGCGCTTCAGGTCTTTGGCGACATGCTAAAGGACAACCTCAAGGCAGATCCCGCAGAGGGAGACAAGGCACACGTGCAGGACGGCAGCcgcgtgacgacgacgccgatcCACCCCACGCCAAGCGTGCTCACTTTCACGATACTGCTGAGGGGGTTGATGAATGGCAGGGACAGGCTTCTCGCGCAGCAAGTGATCAAGGTGATGCAAGAGCACGGCGCGGAACCGAACCTGGTGACGTGGAACACGCTGGCCAAGGGGTACGCGTCGATGCAGGACATTGCGCGGACGGTGGCGACGCTGCaggacatggaggcggcgggcttcaAGCCGGACGCGTTTACGTTCAAGGCGTTTGGGAAGCTGAGGGACCAGgtcaaggcgctcaagaTGATGGAGCACATCATCGACACGAAACGGAAGAAGATGGCTAGCGAGGACATGTATCAATAA
- a CDS encoding uncharacterized protein (EggNog:ENOG503P3SN~COG:S): MSSSLNNLSAAAQDRKARLAQLRGLKRKQPNDEVASPEADDHHAPAHLTTDEPDVVRQHLSGRNYDFETKGPKLGFDVMPNEGHSQPTLEEQAAEVEAEVNRQALEEAQEEKAIDLFKLQPKKPNWDLKRNLEQKMAVLNVRTDNAIARLVRERISGAQKAAQKSGAAANGSADGEAVGMDGVALVEGLRVRQQEEEEEEKREREEDEALLA, translated from the coding sequence atgtcgtcgtcgctcaaCAACctcagcgccgcggcgcaagaCCGCAAGGCTCGCCTGGCCCAGCTCAGAGGCCTCAAGCGAAAACAGCCcaacgacgaggtcgcctcGCCGGAAGCCGACGACCACCACGCTCCCGCGCATCTCACCACCGACGAGCCGGACGTCGTGCGGCAGCACCTCTCGGGCCGCAACTATGACTTCGAGACCAAAGGCCCCAAGCTTGGCTTTGACGTCATGCCCAACGAGGGACATTCGCAGCCGACGCTGGaagagcaggccgccgaggtggaggccGAGGTCAACAGACAAGCCCTCGAGGAAGCGCAGGAGGAAAAGGCCATCGACCTGTTCAAGCTCCAACCCAAAAAGCCTAATTGGGATCTCAAGCGCAACCTCGAACAGAAGATGGCGGTTCTCAACGTGCGAACCGATAATGCGATTGCGAGGCTAGTGCGGGAGAGGATATCTGGGGCCCAGAAGGCGGCCCAGaagagcggcgccgctgccaatGGGAGCGCCGACGGGGAGGCGGTAGGCATGGACGGTGTCGCTCTTGTCGAAGGCTTGCGGGTTCGGCAAcaagaggaggaagaggaggagaaacgcgagcgggaggaggacgaggctcTACTGGCATGA
- a CDS encoding uncharacterized protein (COG:S~EggNog:ENOG503Q6YB): protein MFSRGRSGPSRSTPANVLCQKCLKRGHYSYECKASTQERPYVARPSRSQQLRNPKLQPKLANTSLEPIEQPKKGIADQELAKREAERERKRERDERDDELLNSPKRQRSASLGSVSTVSTRSSRRSESPGRRPRSPTPERRKPVSDLKAQDRARPRARSYSSSGSYSRSPSPPPRKREPPLARNSRSPTPEKSGRPYRVRDDDSRPRARRESVKSRDSAGPPPRRQYYSKSPEPEPRRGGERGRRDPSPSSGYKAGGRTQAPEPPRERSLSPFSKRLALTRGMQGGGR, encoded by the exons ATGTTCTCCCGCGGCCGCTCAGGCCCGTCAcggtcgacgcccgcgaacGTTCTCTGCCAAAAGTGTCTCAAGCGAGGCCACTACTCATACGAGTGTAAGGCCTCGACGCAAGAACGGCCCTACGTtgcgcggccctcgcgctcccAGCAACTGCGGAACCCCAAGCTGCAACCAAAACTCGCCAACACTAGCCTCGAGCCTATCGAACAACCAAA GAAGGGAATCGCGGACCAAGAGCTGGCCAAGCGGGAGGCGGAGCGCGAAAGGAAACGGGAGCGGGATGAGAGGGACGACGAACTCTTGAACTCCCCTAAGCGGCAACGGTCAGCGTCTTTAGGCTCGGTATCAACAGTCTCCACCAGATCATCCCGCCGCTCAGAGTCCCctggccgacggccgcgctCACCAACACCGGAGCGTCGCAAGCCCGTATCGGACCTCAAGGCTCAGGACAGAGCGAGaccgcgggcgcgcagctaTAGCAGCAGCGGTAGCTATAGTCGGAgtccgtcaccgccgccgcgaaaaCGCGAGCCGCCGTTGGCCCGCAACAGCCGGTCGCCAACTCCGGAGAAGTCTGGGCGACCGTACCgggtccgcgacgacgattcCCGTCCACGGGCCAGAAGGGAATCTGTCAAGTCTAGGGATTCAGccgggccgcctcctcgcagGCAGTACTACTCAAAatcgccggagccggagccgagACGGGGTGGCGAACGAGGCCGTCGGGACCCTTCACCAAGTAGCGGCTACAAGGCTGGGGGAAGGACTCAAGCTCCCGAGCCACCGAGGGAGCGCAGCTTGAGTCCATTTAGCAAGCGACTGGCATTAACGAGAGGAATGCAAGGAGGCGGTAGATGA